In Cytophagia bacterium CHB2, one DNA window encodes the following:
- the dmsB gene encoding dimethylsulfoxide reductase subunit B, which translates to MAKQLAFYVDIAKCTGCKACQIACKDKNDLPMGIRWRRVFQYEGGEWIQKNGQMIPSSVYAYFVSAACMHCENPVCLQVCPAGAIHQREDGIVLIDEKKCIGCRYCSWACPYGAPQFNEDLGVMTKCNMCYDLVDQGEKPACVQACPYRAMDFGPLDELQAEHGTFNNPAPLPEPSITRPSVVYGPSNTTKVTGDTSGHMMNLEEL; encoded by the coding sequence ATGGCGAAACAACTTGCTTTTTACGTTGACATTGCAAAATGCACTGGCTGCAAAGCCTGCCAAATTGCCTGCAAAGACAAAAACGATCTGCCGATGGGCATTCGTTGGCGCCGCGTCTTCCAGTACGAAGGCGGCGAATGGATCCAAAAGAACGGTCAGATGATCCCAAGCAGCGTTTATGCATACTTCGTGTCAGCTGCTTGCATGCATTGCGAAAATCCGGTCTGTCTACAGGTTTGTCCGGCGGGAGCCATTCATCAACGTGAGGACGGCATTGTCCTAATCGATGAGAAAAAATGCATCGGCTGTCGCTATTGCTCCTGGGCTTGTCCCTACGGCGCGCCTCAATTCAACGAGGATTTGGGCGTAATGACCAAATGCAATATGTGCTATGACTTGGTAGATCAGGGCGAAAAGCCAGCCTGTGTTCAGGCCTGCCCCTACCGCGCCATGGACTTTGGCCCCTTGGATGAATTGCAAGCGGAACATGGCACATTCAACAATCCTGCGCCGTTACCTGAGCCAAGCATCACTAGGCCATCAGTAGTATACGGCCCAAGCAATACAACCAAGGTCACCGGCGATACTAGCGGTCACATGATGAATCTTGAGGAGTTGTAA
- a CDS encoding WD40 repeat domain-containing protein, whose amino-acid sequence MRMGFRVFIAFWACVTLGALILKTERVVAQEGSALQVIPLSSSGYEEVHSLAYSSDGQYLSVGGISGIYIFDGKNLSPLNYLDTRVSARNVLFLPGSHTLAAGLFDNTIKLWNASKAQLSDTFLGHQGWVRKISVSKDGSLLASASDDDTLRIWRVADGKLLLTISQNTQGVRAVAISPDGQLVAGALRDHTVRVWRVADGNLLYTLTGHTDWVRCLAFSPDGSLLASGSFDMNIRLWRMSDGSLARILKGHTSSVLELAFSPDGNVLASSNVDETVRLWHVSDGNLIHIFQGYTGFIYALGFSPDGKILASGSENQLYIWDLETLGIDTASSTGKPTSQADVQSTTSDCRKCHHTRGNIEPPRVAYVRCGICHTQGVSLEWCPAFPRAVQTTPSSLGYSLPVTASGLPRNSKDLTILIATPANGETLYTRYGLTAPMFVTGRVFSNKPEFSSLRVELDIWEGSKKTDSLFTRPSSTGNFEFKLAINSQGALARTAIAGAPNCLPCHEKYRPQAPIPDGIVHLIVTVQDAAGNSASDERWVSVDTSGKASLPVRVVDAQTHAPIQGVSVSASTVLYEWRARYGTALSDSDGLASLELEALTQAPTSYQIVVPPQIINGVLYSSQPTQVELSPGATSHDMVTLTASAQTGQIVGSLTAPDTISLSGLQVKAVQLPAGPVYETMLSAQNSFTFDPLPVSQYLIAFDPASLAQKELAVSVASVDLIESPDASLSLNAAKSRPLVGTVTSESGDRVSFAWARIDDHGDSYFIDPATGGYLLTNLPRDANFITITAPGYYSQSQHISENQAALDIQLVPETETKKLSWGNGTITLPPETDASFQDLDVTLNSGWVWGKNSASQPLVIRAASAQIHLSDGEFAVERTPNHTAWLYLYQGQAQVQFASGQAPVEVRSGEMIALSEESAQPLPLNTSTALALHPNLSEPPLPENIQPALGARIGNWLEKIGIGVAQTVTFITYIFSLASLLAIPLFMVFWIKKHRKQ is encoded by the coding sequence ATGAGAATGGGATTTCGCGTCTTCATCGCTTTCTGGGCCTGTGTGACGCTCGGAGCGCTTATCCTGAAAACAGAGCGCGTTGTCGCGCAAGAAGGGAGCGCGTTACAAGTTATCCCACTTTCGTCAAGCGGATACGAGGAGGTTCATTCTCTGGCGTATTCAAGCGATGGACAATATCTTTCCGTGGGAGGAATTTCGGGAATCTATATTTTCGACGGAAAAAATCTATCTCCTCTAAATTACCTTGATACGCGAGTTTCGGCGCGAAACGTCCTATTTCTACCGGGCAGCCACACGTTGGCAGCCGGACTCTTCGATAACACGATCAAATTGTGGAATGCGTCGAAGGCCCAATTATCGGATACTTTTTTAGGACATCAAGGTTGGGTACGAAAGATTTCGGTTTCCAAAGACGGCTCGCTGCTCGCCTCCGCTTCGGATGATGATACTTTACGCATTTGGCGTGTGGCTGACGGCAAATTGCTGCTAACGATCTCTCAGAATACACAGGGTGTGAGAGCAGTGGCAATCTCGCCGGATGGACAGTTGGTCGCGGGGGCGTTGAGAGACCACACCGTGCGCGTCTGGCGCGTGGCTGACGGGAATCTGTTGTATACCCTCACCGGTCATACTGACTGGGTACGCTGTCTTGCGTTTTCGCCAGATGGAAGCCTGTTAGCTTCTGGCTCCTTTGATATGAACATACGCTTGTGGCGCATGTCCGATGGAAGTTTGGCGCGGATTCTCAAGGGGCATACCTCCAGTGTGCTGGAACTGGCTTTTTCGCCAGACGGCAACGTATTAGCCTCTTCCAATGTGGATGAAACCGTGAGACTGTGGCACGTTAGCGACGGAAATTTGATTCATATTTTTCAAGGATATACAGGCTTCATTTATGCCTTGGGTTTTTCTCCAGATGGAAAAATTCTCGCGTCTGGCAGTGAAAACCAGCTCTATATCTGGGATCTCGAGACTCTAGGCATCGACACCGCATCCTCAACTGGCAAACCGACGTCTCAAGCAGACGTTCAATCTACAACTTCCGATTGCAGGAAATGTCACCATACGCGCGGAAATATCGAACCGCCGCGCGTCGCTTATGTGCGCTGTGGGATATGCCACACGCAGGGCGTCAGTTTAGAATGGTGTCCGGCTTTCCCGCGCGCTGTGCAAACAACACCTTCTTCTTTGGGATATTCATTACCGGTTACCGCTTCTGGTTTGCCACGCAACAGCAAAGATTTAACTATATTGATTGCCACTCCTGCTAATGGCGAAACGCTTTACACTCGTTACGGATTAACTGCCCCAATGTTCGTTACGGGACGCGTATTCTCTAACAAACCCGAGTTCTCATCGTTGCGAGTTGAGCTGGACATTTGGGAAGGGAGCAAGAAAACAGATTCGCTATTTACACGCCCTTCTTCTACAGGAAATTTCGAATTTAAGCTTGCAATTAATTCTCAAGGAGCATTAGCGCGCACTGCAATTGCAGGAGCGCCAAATTGTCTTCCCTGTCATGAGAAATACCGCCCTCAAGCCCCCATTCCAGATGGAATAGTCCACTTAATAGTCACAGTTCAAGACGCGGCTGGCAACAGCGCCTCAGATGAGCGGTGGGTAAGCGTAGACACCAGCGGTAAAGCCTCGCTGCCCGTGCGCGTGGTGGACGCGCAAACCCACGCGCCGATCCAGGGAGTTTCAGTCAGCGCATCTACTGTTTTATACGAATGGCGCGCGCGGTATGGGACGGCGCTCTCCGACAGCGATGGTTTAGCTTCTCTCGAACTTGAGGCTTTGACCCAAGCTCCGACCTCATATCAGATCGTCGTCCCGCCGCAAATTATCAACGGCGTGCTGTATTCCAGCCAGCCAACACAAGTGGAATTGTCGCCAGGCGCGACCTCGCACGATATGGTGACTCTTACCGCCTCCGCGCAAACGGGACAGATCGTTGGCTCCCTGACCGCGCCGGATACCATCTCTCTGTCTGGTTTGCAAGTGAAAGCCGTTCAACTTCCTGCAGGCCCCGTATATGAAACCATGTTGTCTGCGCAAAACAGTTTCACATTCGACCCTCTACCGGTGAGCCAATATTTGATTGCCTTCGATCCTGCCAGCCTGGCTCAGAAAGAATTAGCCGTTTCCGTTGCCAGCGTTGATCTGATCGAATCGCCCGACGCAAGCCTGTCTCTCAACGCGGCAAAAAGCAGGCCGCTCGTAGGAACGGTTACGAGCGAATCCGGAGACCGAGTCTCTTTTGCCTGGGCGCGAATTGACGACCACGGCGATTCGTATTTCATTGACCCTGCTACCGGCGGTTACCTTCTAACAAACCTTCCCCGGGACGCCAACTTTATAACCATTACCGCGCCGGGATACTATTCTCAGTCCCAACATATTTCCGAAAATCAGGCTGCGTTAGACATTCAGCTGGTTCCTGAAACGGAGACGAAAAAACTGTCCTGGGGAAACGGGACAATCACCCTGCCCCCGGAGACGGACGCCAGTTTCCAGGATCTGGATGTGACCCTGAACAGCGGCTGGGTCTGGGGCAAGAACAGCGCTTCCCAACCCTTGGTCATTCGCGCGGCCAGCGCGCAGATTCATCTCTCTGATGGCGAATTTGCCGTCGAACGCACGCCCAATCACACCGCCTGGCTCTATCTCTACCAGGGACAGGCGCAAGTCCAATTTGCCAGCGGCCAAGCTCCGGTCGAGGTGAGAAGCGGAGAGATGATCGCCCTATCTGAAGAATCGGCCCAGCCGCTTCCTTTAAATACGTCAACCGCGCTGGCTTTACATCCAAATTTATCCGAACCTCCCCTGCCGGAAAATATACAGCCCGCGTTGGGCGCGCGGATAGGGAATTGGCTCGAAAAGATTGGAATCGGCGTCGCGCAAACGGTTACTTTCATCACCTACATTTTCTCACTTGCGTCTCTACTCGCCATCCCGCTATTTATGGTATTCTGGATAAAGAAACACCGAAAACAATAG